CGTGCCCCCAGTCGGACACGTATATCCTCCCGGCTTCGTCCACAGCCACTCCGGAAGGGCGGCTCAGGAGTCCTGCCCCATAGATTCCGCGGAAATCACCATTGGGGCAGAATCGCTGCACGCGATCATTGCGCCAGTCGGAAACCCAGATATCGCCGTCGGGACCAACGGCCACTCCCCAGGGCATGTTGAGCTGCCCCGGCTCGGTGCCGAAGGAGCCGAAGCAGGACAGGAGATTGCCGTCGCGTGTAAACCGTTGCACCCGAGCGTTGATCGAGTCGGTGACCCACAGACAGTCATCGTCGTCGCAACGGAGCCCCGAGGGCCGGTCGAGCTGGCCGGGGGCGGCGCCGTGGGTGCCCCAGCGCGTAAGGAAGGTTCCGTCGGCGTCGAAGACCGAGATCTGATGCAGGTCTTCGTCGGCCACGTAGATTCGACCGGCCCGATCTACCGCCAAAGCGGTGGGTGCCAGGAAGCACCCGGGGTCTGTGCCGAAGCTTCCAATCTCTCTAAAGGCTTGCTCATCAAGAGAAGTCACCGTTATCCGTGGTTGCTTGTCCTTCCAGGAGCTCGATCTGCTCAGGACATACAGCTCGTCCTGGTTTCCCAGTGCCACATCGACCGGGTGTTGGAAGCCCCGGCCGGTTATGCGTCCCAGGCCGATGGCGCGGCAGCGGGGACTAGCCTGCGCGGGCCGTGCGGCGGTCATGCGGTCGCCTTGAGTGGAAGCTGATCAAAGGTTGCGCCGCGGCCAAGGATGTCTTTGGAGTCAACATCGAGGAACTGCTCAAGCACGGACGCATACAAAGCTCGAAAGTCAGTG
The nucleotide sequence above comes from Mycobacterium malmoense. Encoded proteins:
- a CDS encoding NHL repeat-containing protein, giving the protein MTAARPAQASPRCRAIGLGRITGRGFQHPVDVALGNQDELYVLSRSSSWKDKQPRITVTSLDEQAFREIGSFGTDPGCFLAPTALAVDRAGRIYVADEDLHQISVFDADGTFLTRWGTHGAAPGQLDRPSGLRCDDDDCLWVTDSINARVQRFTRDGNLLSCFGSFGTEPGQLNMPWGVAVGPDGDIWVSDWRNDRVQRFCPNGDFRGIYGAGLLSRPSGVAVDEAGRIYVSDWGHDSVRIFDEQGRCTTTLSGDAPLSHWAQQYLEMYPQVDERRREANRYEEERRFYRPVGMAVGPEGQLLVADSGRHRLQVYERPFQPKDSL